The following are encoded together in the Plasmodium malariae genome assembly, chromosome: 1 genome:
- the PmUG01_01031100 gene encoding uncharacterized protein, protein MNSAKKKLFNGHSEDSYRSSVIKYHDIVHGIMHKLKISNKYRYLDDLNITFVEWKEMKIQNDYIKNYVTSIKEYNENKKKNCYKFVNNISKSYKIYIRE, encoded by the exons ATGAACTCTGCAAAAAa GAAACTATTTAATGGACATTCAGAAGATAGTTATAGGAGTTCtgttataaaatatcatGATATAGTTCATGGTATAATGCATAAGttaaaaattagtaataaaTATCGATATTTAGACGATCTAAATATTACTTTTGTTGAATGGAAGGAAATGAAGATTCAGAATgactatattaaaaattatgttactTCAATTAAGGAATATAACgagaataaaaagaaaaactgtTACAagtttgttaataatattagcaaAAGTTATAAGATTTATATAAGAGAGTGA